The Acidianus infernus genome window below encodes:
- a CDS encoding ribbon-helix-helix protein, CopG family, translated as MRVVTFKAEEDLLELLDRYAIKYGLNRSEAIRKAIENLVKDEVNKETVPVARVEKIRL; from the coding sequence ATGAGAGTTGTAACATTTAAGGCAGAAGAAGACTTGTTAGAACTACTAGACAGATATGCTATAAAATATGGATTAAATAGAAGTGAAGCAATAAGGAAAGCAATAGAAAATCTAGTTAAAGACGAAGTAAATAAAGAGACAGTTCCCGTGGCTAGAGTAGAGAAGATTAGACTGTAA
- a CDS encoding isopropylmalate synthase, with amino-acid sequence MLDTTLRDGEQAPGIDFTVEQKVRIANQLVKLGVDVIEAGFPASSEGDFIATKKILEEVGDKTEVIGLARANRNDIDKVIEAGLSSIHVFIATSEIHMKYKLKMTREEVLDRIYESVSYAKSHGLIVEFSPEDATRSDEDFLLTAIKTAIQAGADRINIPDTVGVMTPFTFYDLIKKVVNVVGDKIVSVHCHNDFGLATANSIAGVAAGARQVHVTVNGIGERAGNASLEEVVMALKKLMHYDLNIKTWLLYETSKLVSELSGIPIPYFKAIVGENAFGHEAGIHVHGVIENPATYEPISPEEVGNFRRLALGKHSGIHGLKKILEDQGIHLDDNKLRIVLMEIKKKAESGEKISAEDARNIAIKLLNS; translated from the coding sequence ATACTAGATACTACGTTAAGAGATGGTGAGCAAGCTCCAGGAATAGATTTCACTGTTGAACAAAAGGTAAGAATAGCAAATCAATTAGTTAAACTGGGTGTAGATGTAATAGAAGCCGGATTTCCTGCTTCTTCTGAAGGAGATTTTATTGCAACTAAGAAAATTTTGGAAGAAGTAGGAGATAAAACTGAGGTTATTGGTCTAGCTAGGGCGAATAGAAATGATATAGATAAGGTAATAGAAGCAGGACTCTCTAGTATTCATGTATTCATAGCCACTTCAGAGATACATATGAAGTATAAATTAAAAATGACAAGAGAAGAAGTTTTAGATAGAATTTATGAAAGTGTAAGCTATGCAAAATCTCACGGCCTAATTGTAGAATTTAGCCCAGAAGACGCTACCAGGTCTGATGAGGATTTCTTACTAACTGCAATAAAGACTGCCATACAAGCAGGAGCTGACAGAATAAATATTCCAGACACAGTAGGCGTAATGACGCCTTTCACTTTTTATGATTTAATTAAAAAAGTTGTTAACGTAGTTGGGGATAAGATTGTTAGTGTTCATTGTCATAACGACTTTGGTCTTGCTACAGCAAACTCTATAGCTGGTGTGGCAGCTGGCGCAAGACAAGTGCACGTTACTGTGAATGGTATAGGCGAAAGGGCAGGAAATGCTTCATTAGAAGAAGTAGTCATGGCATTAAAGAAGTTAATGCATTATGATTTAAATATAAAAACTTGGCTATTATATGAAACTAGCAAACTGGTCTCAGAATTAAGTGGAATTCCTATACCTTACTTTAAAGCTATAGTAGGTGAAAATGCATTTGGTCATGAGGCAGGGATTCACGTGCATGGAGTTATAGAAAATCCCGCAACTTATGAGCCAATATCTCCAGAAGAAGTTGGTAATTTTAGAAGATTAGCATTAGGAAAACACAGCGGAATTCACGGATTAAAGAAAATCTTAGAAGATCAAGGAATTCACCTAGATGATAATAAATTAAGAATAGTTTTAATGGAGATTAAAAAGAAGGCCGAATCTGGAGAGAAAATAAGTGCAGAAGATGCAAGGAACATAGCAATTAAGCTTTTGAACTCGTAA
- a CDS encoding MBL fold metallo-hydrolase: MIEYFGHSMFLIDRKIVIDPHDGGSIGLPKPSIDKVDLVLITHDHYDHNAYEILSYNDMKMKYYGYISYQNYKITSYKAYHDKEKGRRRGETAIYKIEDSEGNVIVHLGDLGEYPLKEDLIKEISSPTVLMIPVGGLITIDYKEAASLVKDLKPQVVIPMHYWVRGHLMPLDPVDNFIKELGWKVVEGKKGIEKIEDKEAIYLLTV; the protein is encoded by the coding sequence ATGATTGAATATTTTGGTCATTCAATGTTTCTCATTGATAGAAAAATTGTCATAGATCCTCATGATGGGGGTAGTATAGGCTTACCTAAACCTAGTATTGACAAAGTTGATCTAGTTTTAATTACTCACGATCATTACGATCATAATGCTTACGAGATATTATCCTATAATGATATGAAAATGAAATATTATGGTTACATAAGCTATCAAAATTATAAGATAACCAGCTATAAGGCTTATCATGATAAAGAAAAAGGAAGAAGAAGAGGAGAGACTGCAATTTATAAGATAGAAGATTCTGAAGGCAATGTAATTGTACACTTAGGCGATTTAGGTGAATATCCTCTTAAAGAAGATCTTATTAAAGAGATTTCATCTCCTACAGTTTTAATGATTCCAGTAGGCGGTTTAATAACTATTGATTATAAAGAAGCAGCATCTCTAGTAAAGGATCTTAAGCCACAAGTAGTAATTCCAATGCATTATTGGGTTAGGGGCCATTTGATGCCATTGGATCCTGTAGATAATTTTATAAAGGAATTAGGATGGAAGGTAGTAGAAGGTAAAAAAGGTATTGAGAAAATAGAAGATAAAGAAGCAATTTATCTTCTTACAGTCTAA
- a CDS encoding Lrp/AsnC ligand binding domain-containing protein — MGNVKAYILLITSIGKELDVVNDVKKLNGVKDATPVYGEYDVVVEVEAPDLNELNKTINQIRRNSSIIRTVTLISM; from the coding sequence ATGGGAAATGTAAAAGCATATATTTTATTAATAACAAGTATAGGAAAAGAATTGGATGTAGTAAATGACGTTAAAAAACTAAACGGAGTAAAAGATGCTACGCCAGTATATGGAGAATATGATGTTGTAGTAGAAGTAGAAGCACCTGACTTAAATGAATTAAATAAGACAATTAACCAAATACGAAGAAATTCTTCCATAATTAGAACAGTAACGTTAATTTCGATGTAA
- a CDS encoding 6-hydroxymethylpterin diphosphokinase MptE-like protein — translation MSFYSKIREWLRFSYAKDYYSASLLNQLIVEDYTYLLEEIKGKEVAIVGAGPSLTSIKEIDADIIISADGATNYLVKKGIIPDIVVTDLDGIEIFPEKSVYVVLAHGDNIDKIQKVKKMKYVIGTCQVMPFGRLKMFGGFTDGDRAVILAKIYGAKKILLYAMDFDSNYIGKFSKPWYDTDVPISWIKREKLKIAKNIVKEALQQSL, via the coding sequence ATATCCTTTTATTCTAAAATTAGGGAATGGTTAAGGTTTTCATATGCTAAGGATTATTATTCGGCATCTTTACTTAATCAATTAATAGTAGAAGACTATACTTATTTACTAGAGGAAATAAAAGGTAAGGAAGTCGCAATAGTAGGCGCAGGCCCTAGCTTAACTTCTATTAAGGAAATAGACGCAGATATAATAATCTCAGCCGATGGGGCAACTAACTATTTGGTTAAAAAAGGTATAATTCCAGATATTGTAGTTACAGACCTGGATGGGATTGAAATATTTCCTGAGAAAAGTGTTTATGTAGTTTTAGCACATGGTGACAATATTGATAAAATACAAAAAGTTAAGAAAATGAAGTATGTGATAGGTACATGTCAAGTTATGCCTTTTGGTAGGTTAAAGATGTTTGGCGGATTTACTGACGGAGATAGAGCAGTTATTTTAGCAAAAATATATGGTGCTAAAAAAATTTTACTTTATGCTATGGATTTTGACTCTAACTATATCGGAAAATTTTCTAAACCTTGGTACGATACAGATGTACCCATTTCATGGATAAAGAGAGAGAAATTAAAAATCGCAAAAAATATTGTAAAAGAGGCTTTACAGCAAAGTTTATAA